The Desulfoscipio gibsoniae DSM 7213 genome contains a region encoding:
- a CDS encoding methyl-accepting chemotaxis protein, with amino-acid sequence MGNSVRFKIIAPITIIISLVLILIIYQDYKNKVAMQLDQESQIYELVAQRVLADMDNVFNQARLGLEAVAANPEIQKAFAEQDREKLLALTLPIYQETSQEGIEQFQFHLAPAISFLRLHQPDKYGDDLSSFRHTVLECNKTGKTVQGLEEGKAGFGFRVVMPVMYQGEQVGSVEYGPGLNATLLEKWQKQMGGDYYIYSKGSSGVSWEDQEGLLVSTTKEDHYSINENDINAVLSAKKAKTFYVDDNRKAALIVPLEDYSGKPVGFIKIINDRSKVITELAGELRFAQVEAVAAVLIILISTLMITTIIIRPLTRLGAVVKAVAEGDLTQQVETVKSKDEVGVLAGAVATMVHNLREIIADIKVYSQRLAAYSQELVSSSEEVSASIEEVASTTSQVSSVSDRCAQGLAVVSQESEQMRQIAEQGNQAVLKTVDKINAIDTASQNVYQTVHKLSEQSNRIGEIISTITNIADRTNLLALNAAIEAARAGEQGRGFAVVAEDVRKLAEQSASAAHEIKVLIKDIQSGVGEAVTAIERGNDEVSGGVQVAGQTGASLSQIIGAVEKNTDMIKQAVAGAMQASEDTRQLSGASDQVVRAIQQVAGAAQNLANLADELQQGIVKFEIED; translated from the coding sequence ATGGGAAACAGTGTTCGTTTTAAAATTATAGCACCGATAACGATCATTATTTCACTGGTATTAATCCTGATAATTTACCAGGATTACAAAAACAAAGTGGCTATGCAGTTAGACCAGGAAAGTCAAATTTATGAACTGGTAGCGCAGCGTGTTTTGGCCGATATGGATAATGTTTTTAACCAGGCCAGGCTAGGATTGGAAGCGGTAGCTGCCAATCCGGAAATTCAAAAAGCTTTTGCCGAACAAGACCGTGAAAAACTGCTTGCTTTAACTCTACCGATATACCAGGAGACCAGTCAGGAAGGTATAGAACAATTTCAATTTCACCTGGCTCCGGCTATATCTTTTTTACGGTTACATCAGCCGGATAAATATGGTGATGATTTGTCGTCCTTTCGTCATACGGTATTAGAGTGCAACAAAACCGGTAAAACAGTGCAGGGCCTGGAGGAGGGCAAGGCCGGCTTTGGTTTCCGGGTGGTGATGCCGGTAATGTACCAGGGTGAACAAGTGGGCAGCGTGGAATATGGCCCCGGGCTTAACGCCACCTTATTGGAAAAGTGGCAAAAACAAATGGGCGGGGATTATTACATATACAGCAAGGGTAGTTCCGGCGTATCCTGGGAGGACCAGGAAGGCTTGCTGGTGTCTACCACGAAAGAAGATCATTATTCAATAAACGAAAATGATATTAACGCGGTATTGTCCGCCAAAAAGGCTAAAACCTTTTATGTGGATGACAATCGCAAGGCGGCACTCATAGTCCCGTTGGAGGATTATAGCGGTAAGCCGGTTGGCTTTATAAAGATAATTAACGACCGCTCAAAAGTAATCACGGAATTGGCCGGTGAATTGAGGTTTGCACAGGTAGAGGCTGTTGCCGCAGTGTTGATAATACTGATATCCACTTTAATGATTACCACCATCATTATTAGACCTTTAACCAGGCTCGGTGCAGTTGTTAAGGCCGTGGCCGAGGGAGATCTGACGCAGCAAGTTGAAACAGTTAAAAGCAAGGATGAAGTAGGTGTTTTGGCCGGTGCGGTGGCCACTATGGTGCACAATTTAAGAGAGATTATCGCAGATATTAAAGTTTATTCCCAGCGGCTGGCAGCATATAGCCAGGAATTAGTTTCCTCCAGCGAAGAGGTAAGCGCCTCCATCGAAGAAGTGGCCAGCACTACAAGTCAGGTTTCGTCAGTGTCGGATCGGTGTGCACAAGGTTTGGCCGTAGTATCCCAGGAATCCGAGCAAATGCGTCAGATAGCGGAGCAAGGCAATCAGGCTGTATTAAAAACAGTAGATAAGATAAATGCTATTGACACCGCTTCTCAAAATGTCTATCAAACTGTGCATAAACTTAGCGAACAATCCAATCGAATTGGCGAGATTATCAGCACTATCACCAATATTGCCGACCGGACCAATCTTTTAGCCTTAAATGCAGCTATTGAAGCTGCCAGGGCCGGGGAGCAAGGCCGGGGATTTGCTGTGGTGGCGGAAGATGTGCGCAAACTGGCAGAACAATCGGCCAGTGCTGCCCATGAGATTAAGGTATTGATTAAAGATATCCAGTCGGGGGTTGGGGAAGCTGTAACAGCCATTGAACGCGGGAACGATGAAGTTAGCGGGGGCGTGCAAGTGGCGGGACAGACCGGTGCCTCCTTGAGCCAGATTATCGGGGCTGTGGAAAAAAATACGGATATGATTAAACAAGCTGTTGCCGGTGCCATGCAAGCCAGCGAGGACACAAGGCAGCTTAGCGGTGCCAGCGATCAGGTTGTCAGGGCTATTCAGCAGGTGGCCGGTGCCGCTCAGAATCTGGCTAATTTGGCAGATGAACTGCAGCAAGGAATAGTCAAGTTTGAGATTGAGGATTAA
- a CDS encoding sulfite exporter TauE/SafE family protein, whose translation MINLLIGLAAGFFGGLVGLGGGVIMIPLMVGILKMSQHKAHGTSLVALVFTGISGAFTYALNGSVDILASLLLASTAIFTARAGARFANALPEWKLKRSFGGFLILVSLLLLLKPYLYHVAEPDTGWLKISVLLLTGIFTGFLSGMMGVGGGTIMVPSMVLIIGFTQYAAQGSSLLAMVPVGIAGAYTHWRLGNVSTGILPGLIPGILLGTYLGGSLAYILPEEVLRIIFAAVLIWTGARYLRTPKPSPDEESIAVGNRVG comes from the coding sequence ATGATAAATTTACTAATAGGACTGGCGGCAGGGTTCTTCGGTGGGCTTGTGGGCCTCGGCGGCGGAGTAATCATGATCCCCCTGATGGTGGGCATACTAAAAATGAGCCAGCACAAGGCTCACGGCACAAGTCTTGTAGCGCTGGTGTTCACAGGAATATCAGGAGCATTCACCTACGCCCTAAATGGTTCGGTGGATATACTTGCCTCGTTGCTTTTGGCGTCCACCGCCATATTTACCGCCAGGGCGGGCGCGCGCTTTGCCAATGCCCTTCCGGAATGGAAGCTCAAGAGATCCTTCGGCGGGTTTTTAATCCTGGTCTCCCTGCTCTTGCTTTTGAAACCTTACCTGTACCATGTTGCCGAGCCCGACACGGGTTGGCTAAAAATATCAGTTCTCTTATTAACAGGAATTTTCACCGGCTTTCTCTCCGGTATGATGGGGGTTGGAGGGGGTACGATCATGGTACCTTCAATGGTGCTGATCATCGGCTTCACCCAGTACGCCGCCCAGGGCAGCTCCCTCCTGGCCATGGTCCCGGTGGGAATAGCAGGGGCTTATACTCACTGGCGTTTGGGGAATGTCAGCACCGGTATATTGCCGGGATTAATCCCCGGAATTCTATTAGGCACGTACCTGGGCGGCTCTCTCGCCTATATCCTGCCTGAGGAGGTATTACGCATTATCTTCGCCGCCGTACTGATATGGACGGGGGCAAGATATTTAAGAACACCAAAACCTTCGCCTGATGAGGAATCAATTGCAGTGGGAAATCGAGTAGGGTAG
- a CDS encoding DUF6506 family protein — translation MLKAAFIFLAPGAEPTQHKSEVQTPEVELKVVGVKDYQAAEEVIKKLVAEGVKAIELCGGFGHEGVARAVRVAGGDVAVGAVRFDVHPGLNGKSGDTIF, via the coding sequence ATGCTTAAAGCTGCGTTTATTTTTTTAGCACCCGGTGCCGAACCCACCCAACATAAGTCCGAGGTGCAAACTCCGGAGGTGGAATTGAAAGTGGTAGGTGTAAAAGACTACCAAGCAGCCGAAGAGGTCATCAAAAAGTTGGTTGCCGAAGGGGTCAAAGCCATTGAACTGTGCGGGGGCTTCGGTCACGAGGGAGTAGCCAGAGCCGTCCGGGTTGCGGGCGGGGATGTAGCTGTAGGCGCGGTACGCTTCGATGTGCACCCGGGTTTAAATGGAAAAAGCGGCGACACAATATTTTAG
- a CDS encoding sigma-54-dependent Fis family transcriptional regulator, whose protein sequence is MVVSSTRLNKKKKLEKYWEGFITSDKFDLSQLNSTIASSWQRCKEAEVNPLGGKCDRIFGRDRLEQLWEANRILLEVAAPVIESVYYTVQGSDFMVVLVNNEGIILKTMGDYQTLSSAERLNFRQGAVWTEDSVGTNAIGTSLTSGIPIQITGPEHFCSHHHVWTCSAAPIRDPEGHVLGCLDMSGPYDKMHPHTLGMIVAAAQAIEYQLRRELSKSELELALKKLTTAVDTVNDGIIYINKDGIITDANIPACNLLGLSHGKLKGMRFNHVLGGDIASGCLTAGASANGEDFIISAPPGRLVCSIKTITHNNGTIGGAVAVIRIQKNGAKGPVSYCTGGKMKVAGGPRTDTGSGNGLVRSSGGVSAGTTSRQANPFNGIIGCSRPICAAINLARRAAACSSTVLLLGESGSGKEVFATSIHMASDRRQGPFIPVNCASLPSGLIQSELFGYSGGSFTGAKRDGQQGKFELANGGTLFLDEIGDMPLDMQANLLRVLQEKAVMRVGGSKMIPVDVRVIAATNKDLFQEMQQGRFREDLFYRINVLCIEIPPLRDRGAGDLQLLTQHLLVSIAARLGRPVCKIDSAAMEMLAEYHWPGNVRELANVLEQMLIITDDDVTRVEHLPRYLQKSARDSKGLAGQVSCAPEESRSSNPVSTLEQIEKQAIREALQCFGGNISRTAQALGIGRNTLYGKLKKYDLND, encoded by the coding sequence ATGGTGGTAAGTTCTACACGGCTGAATAAAAAGAAAAAACTAGAAAAATATTGGGAAGGCTTTATTACCTCTGACAAATTTGATTTAAGCCAGCTAAACAGTACCATAGCTTCATCCTGGCAAAGATGTAAAGAGGCGGAGGTAAACCCCCTGGGCGGTAAGTGTGATCGCATATTCGGGCGGGACCGGCTGGAACAGCTGTGGGAGGCCAATAGAATACTTTTGGAAGTGGCTGCGCCTGTAATTGAGTCGGTATATTACACTGTTCAGGGGTCTGACTTCATGGTGGTGCTGGTAAATAACGAGGGTATTATACTTAAAACAATGGGTGATTATCAAACCCTTAGCAGCGCGGAGCGGTTAAATTTTAGACAGGGGGCCGTTTGGACGGAAGATTCGGTGGGTACCAATGCCATAGGCACCTCATTGACATCCGGTATTCCCATCCAGATCACCGGCCCTGAGCATTTTTGCTCCCATCACCATGTCTGGACTTGCTCGGCAGCACCCATACGCGATCCGGAGGGGCATGTGCTGGGCTGCTTGGATATGTCGGGACCCTATGATAAAATGCACCCGCATACGCTGGGCATGATTGTAGCGGCGGCTCAAGCCATTGAATACCAGCTGCGCAGAGAATTGTCCAAAAGTGAATTGGAATTGGCGCTTAAAAAGTTGACAACAGCGGTAGATACGGTTAACGACGGAATAATCTATATTAATAAAGATGGAATAATTACCGATGCCAATATTCCCGCCTGCAACTTGCTGGGCCTGTCGCATGGTAAATTAAAGGGGATGCGGTTCAATCATGTACTGGGCGGCGATATCGCTTCCGGCTGCCTAACGGCTGGAGCTTCAGCAAATGGGGAGGATTTTATTATCTCCGCTCCTCCGGGCAGGTTGGTTTGCTCTATCAAGACCATTACCCATAATAACGGCACAATAGGCGGCGCTGTGGCTGTTATCCGTATCCAAAAGAATGGCGCTAAAGGGCCAGTAAGCTATTGCACCGGCGGGAAGATGAAAGTTGCCGGTGGCCCAAGGACTGATACCGGTTCCGGCAACGGCCTTGTTCGGTCTTCCGGTGGGGTATCTGCCGGCACCACCAGCCGGCAAGCCAATCCTTTCAATGGTATTATAGGCTGCAGCCGGCCTATTTGCGCTGCGATTAATCTGGCCCGGCGGGCGGCGGCCTGTTCCTCCACCGTGCTGCTGCTGGGGGAAAGCGGCAGTGGCAAGGAAGTATTTGCCACGTCCATTCATATGGCAAGTGACCGCCGCCAGGGCCCCTTTATTCCGGTTAACTGTGCATCGCTGCCCAGCGGGTTGATCCAAAGCGAGCTATTCGGCTATAGCGGAGGATCGTTTACAGGCGCCAAGCGAGACGGTCAACAGGGCAAATTTGAGCTGGCTAACGGCGGTACACTGTTTTTAGATGAAATCGGCGATATGCCGTTGGACATGCAGGCCAATTTACTGCGTGTACTTCAGGAAAAAGCGGTGATGCGGGTTGGTGGCAGCAAAATGATTCCTGTGGATGTACGGGTGATAGCCGCCACCAATAAGGATTTGTTTCAGGAGATGCAACAGGGCCGCTTTCGGGAAGATCTTTTTTACCGGATTAATGTGCTTTGTATTGAAATACCTCCCTTGCGGGACAGGGGCGCAGGCGACCTGCAGCTGCTCACTCAACATTTGCTGGTTTCCATTGCCGCCAGGCTGGGAAGGCCGGTATGCAAAATTGACTCCGCAGCAATGGAGATGCTGGCGGAGTACCACTGGCCGGGTAATGTGCGAGAACTGGCCAATGTGCTGGAGCAGATGCTGATTATCACCGATGACGATGTTACCCGGGTGGAACATTTACCGCGTTACCTGCAAAAGTCGGCCCGGGATTCGAAAGGATTGGCCGGGCAGGTTTCCTGTGCACCGGAGGAATCAAGAAGCAGTAATCCGGTAAGTACACTGGAACAAATAGAGAAACAAGCTATTCGAGAGGCGCTGCAGTGTTTTGGCGGCAATATCAGCCGAACGGCACAGGCGCTGGGTATAGGCCGGAACACACTGTATGGAAAACTAAAAAAGTATGATCTTAATGATTGA
- the pdhA gene encoding pyruvate dehydrogenase (acetyl-transferring) E1 component subunit alpha — protein sequence MALTKEEMMEMYQRMLLIREFEDSVANVFSQGQIPGFVHLYVGEEAVAVGVCSNLSDQDYIASTHRGHGHGIARGASVDKMMAEIFGKIDGYCKGKGGSMHIADVELGFLGANGIVGAGLPLAAGAAFANKYLNNNGVAVCFFGDAASNRATFHEALNLSSIWKLPVVFVCENNMYGISMSQERHQNITDVADRATAYGIPGLTVDGNDLMAVYEASSEAVKRARAGEGPTLIECKTYRHRGHFEGDACVYRSEDELNQWKKKCPIKRFAARLLEMGLAGQDELDKINEQVKEQIKSALEFARQSPLPDITELTKDVYCD from the coding sequence ATGGCATTAACTAAAGAAGAAATGATGGAGATGTACCAAAGGATGCTGTTGATCCGGGAGTTTGAAGACTCAGTGGCCAATGTTTTTTCTCAGGGGCAGATCCCGGGTTTCGTACACCTGTACGTGGGAGAAGAGGCAGTGGCGGTAGGGGTCTGCAGCAATCTCAGCGACCAGGACTACATTGCCAGTACCCACCGTGGCCACGGGCACGGTATTGCCCGGGGAGCTTCAGTGGACAAAATGATGGCGGAAATCTTCGGTAAAATTGACGGTTACTGCAAAGGTAAAGGTGGTTCTATGCACATTGCCGATGTGGAACTGGGCTTTTTGGGTGCCAACGGTATCGTTGGAGCCGGTCTGCCATTGGCGGCGGGAGCGGCCTTTGCCAACAAATATTTAAACAATAATGGGGTGGCGGTTTGTTTCTTTGGTGACGCCGCTTCCAACAGGGCGACCTTTCATGAAGCGCTGAACCTGTCCAGCATCTGGAAGCTGCCGGTGGTATTTGTCTGTGAAAATAACATGTACGGCATTTCCATGTCCCAGGAGCGGCACCAAAATATCACCGATGTGGCGGACCGGGCCACAGCTTACGGTATTCCCGGCCTTACTGTGGATGGTAACGACTTGATGGCAGTTTACGAGGCTTCGTCGGAAGCGGTTAAACGGGCGCGGGCAGGAGAAGGCCCCACCCTCATTGAGTGCAAAACTTACCGACACCGGGGTCACTTTGAAGGCGATGCCTGTGTGTACAGAAGTGAAGATGAACTTAACCAATGGAAAAAGAAATGCCCCATTAAGCGGTTCGCTGCCAGGCTTTTGGAAATGGGCTTGGCCGGTCAGGATGAGCTGGACAAGATCAACGAGCAGGTAAAAGAACAAATCAAAAGTGCCCTGGAATTCGCCCGGCAAAGTCCTTTGCCCGATATAACAGAGCTGACCAAGGATGTTTATTGTGATTAA
- a CDS encoding alpha-ketoacid dehydrogenase subunit beta — translation MLEMTYSQAINAALREEMRRDGTVYILGEDVGVFGGCFGVTVGLIDEFGAQRVMDTPISETAIMGSAVGAAAAGLRPVPEIMFVDFMAVCLDEFFNQAAKMRYMFGGKARVPVTLRTVCGAGVGAAAQHSQSLEAWFTHMPGVKVVMPSTPADAKGLLAASIRDDNPVIFIEHKVLYGLSGPVPEGEYTIPLGKADIKRPGGDVTVVATSMMLHKALAAAQTLAGEGIEAEVIDPRTLSPLDKDTILESVAKTGRLVVVHEAVKTGGFGGEIAAIVAEEGFDYLDAPIKRVGAPFTPVPFSPPLEAAYIPDENKIIAAVKELL, via the coding sequence ATGTTGGAAATGACTTATTCACAAGCCATCAACGCAGCTCTCAGGGAAGAAATGAGACGGGACGGCACAGTGTATATTCTGGGTGAAGACGTGGGCGTTTTTGGCGGCTGTTTTGGTGTAACTGTTGGATTAATTGATGAGTTCGGTGCCCAGCGGGTAATGGATACGCCCATATCAGAAACCGCTATTATGGGCAGCGCCGTAGGCGCGGCCGCGGCCGGACTGAGGCCTGTGCCTGAAATTATGTTTGTCGATTTTATGGCCGTATGTTTGGATGAATTTTTTAACCAGGCCGCTAAAATGAGGTATATGTTCGGCGGCAAAGCCAGGGTGCCCGTAACCCTGCGTACTGTGTGCGGGGCCGGAGTGGGGGCCGCGGCCCAGCACTCCCAGAGCCTGGAGGCCTGGTTTACCCATATGCCCGGGGTGAAAGTGGTGATGCCATCCACGCCGGCTGATGCCAAAGGTTTACTGGCGGCCTCAATTCGGGACGACAACCCGGTAATTTTTATCGAGCATAAAGTGCTTTACGGTTTGTCCGGTCCGGTTCCGGAAGGGGAATACACCATACCCCTGGGCAAAGCCGACATCAAGCGTCCGGGTGGGGACGTTACCGTGGTGGCCACCTCCATGATGCTGCATAAAGCGCTGGCTGCGGCTCAAACTCTGGCCGGTGAAGGGATAGAAGCGGAGGTTATCGACCCTCGCACACTGTCACCTTTGGACAAGGATACCATACTGGAATCCGTAGCTAAAACCGGCCGTTTGGTAGTTGTGCATGAAGCAGTAAAAACCGGCGGGTTTGGCGGGGAAATAGCCGCCATAGTGGCAGAGGAAGGATTTGATTACCTGGATGCGCCTATTAAGCGGGTGGGCGCCCCCTTTACTCCCGTGCCTTTCAGCCCGCCCCTGGAAGCGGCCTACATTCCCGATGAAAATAAGATCATTGCTGCTGTCAAAGAGCTGTTATAA
- a CDS encoding ATP-NAD kinase family protein, whose product MSSVGIIANPASGKDIRRLVAYATVFDNNEKVNLIRRVLLGLHAVGVQRVHFMPDYFGFCHRVMDGLAGQHRPALEISLLDMPVEASQLDSRRAAALMTGAGVRCIITLGGDGTNRVVARGAGEVPLLPISTGTNNVFPVLVEGTIAGLAAGLLVTGAVRPEQALVRTKKLVIYINGRPVDSALIDAVVLSDRFIGSRAVWEVDKIKQIVVTRGATTNIGIASVAGGIRHIGMKEPLGMHIVVGGDNTPLQVKAAIGPGLIRRVPVARHELLSPGQRVTVLENPCVIALDGEREIQVNRGDRAEVELSPAGPLVVDINRTMSTAAAGGAFKINTIDGVSD is encoded by the coding sequence GTGTCATCTGTGGGCATAATAGCCAACCCGGCCTCCGGTAAGGATATCCGCAGGCTGGTGGCCTACGCCACGGTATTTGATAATAATGAAAAAGTAAATTTGATCAGAAGAGTGCTGCTGGGTTTGCATGCGGTGGGAGTACAGAGGGTTCATTTTATGCCCGATTACTTTGGCTTTTGCCACCGGGTCATGGACGGCCTGGCCGGGCAGCACCGGCCCGCGCTGGAAATCAGCTTGCTGGATATGCCTGTAGAAGCCAGCCAGTTGGATTCCCGGCGGGCAGCTGCCCTGATGACCGGCGCCGGGGTACGGTGTATCATCACGTTGGGCGGGGATGGAACCAACCGGGTGGTGGCCCGGGGTGCCGGCGAAGTGCCGCTGCTGCCCATTTCCACCGGCACCAACAATGTATTTCCCGTCTTGGTGGAGGGAACTATTGCCGGTTTGGCAGCGGGGCTTCTGGTTACCGGGGCGGTCCGGCCGGAACAAGCGCTGGTGCGAACCAAAAAATTAGTGATTTATATTAATGGCCGGCCGGTGGATAGCGCACTTATTGATGCCGTGGTGCTGTCGGACCGGTTTATCGGCTCCCGAGCGGTTTGGGAAGTAGATAAAATCAAGCAAATAGTGGTTACCAGGGGAGCTACCACCAATATCGGCATTGCTTCCGTGGCCGGCGGCATCCGGCATATCGGCATGAAGGAACCATTGGGCATGCACATAGTGGTAGGCGGTGATAACACGCCGCTGCAGGTTAAGGCTGCTATCGGGCCCGGCCTGATCAGGAGAGTGCCGGTGGCCCGGCATGAACTGCTGAGTCCCGGACAAAGGGTTACGGTGCTGGAAAATCCATGTGTAATAGCGTTGGACGGGGAGCGGGAAATTCAAGTTAACCGGGGTGACCGGGCCGAAGTGGAACTTTCCCCGGCCGGACCTCTGGTAGTGGATATAAACCGCACCATGTCCACGGCTGCCGCCGGGGGAGCGTTTAAGATTAATACTATTGACGGAGTGAGTGATTAA